The Spirosoma foliorum genome has a window encoding:
- a CDS encoding extracellular catalytic domain type 1 short-chain-length polyhydroxyalkanoate depolymerase has translation MGKLTLITLLSSVVFLAFTEPTVQPQIDPSVRDTLRHDGETRIYWVHLPPAYKQTDEPLPLVIALHGGGGSGQQFESQSKLSETADREGFIVVYPDGIQNPGILHLRTWNAGACCGQIAANQEVDDVGFIRKLIDKLVATQRVDPKKVYALGHSNGAMLCYRLACELSDKVAAIAANSGTMQVKRACKPNRVMPILHVHSQQDRNVPYTGGVGTKSINKQWNSPVDSTLTVFAKLANCTTTKQTISTTDKYTFYKWAGCEGGSEIHYYLTKDGGHSWPGGLKGARFVGDAPSEAFVNNDLIWSFFKNYSLP, from the coding sequence ATGGGCAAACTAACTCTGATAACGCTATTGAGCAGCGTTGTTTTTCTGGCTTTTACAGAGCCTACAGTACAGCCACAAATTGATCCTAGCGTTCGGGATACGTTACGGCATGACGGCGAAACAAGAATTTACTGGGTGCATTTGCCACCCGCGTACAAACAGACCGATGAGCCGTTGCCGTTGGTTATTGCCTTACATGGTGGAGGTGGAAGCGGGCAACAATTTGAATCGCAATCGAAACTGAGCGAAACCGCTGACCGGGAAGGCTTTATTGTGGTGTATCCCGATGGCATCCAAAATCCAGGTATCCTGCACTTGCGAACCTGGAATGCAGGGGCCTGTTGTGGTCAGATTGCCGCTAACCAGGAAGTAGATGATGTTGGATTTATTCGAAAACTGATTGACAAATTAGTGGCTACTCAACGGGTTGACCCCAAGAAAGTTTATGCGTTAGGGCATTCGAACGGAGCTATGCTTTGCTATCGATTGGCCTGCGAGTTGTCTGATAAAGTGGCGGCTATTGCAGCTAATTCCGGAACAATGCAGGTAAAGAGAGCTTGTAAACCCAACCGGGTTATGCCGATTCTGCACGTACATTCCCAACAGGATCGGAATGTGCCCTATACCGGTGGCGTCGGCACAAAGAGTATCAACAAGCAGTGGAATTCGCCCGTGGACAGTACACTGACTGTTTTTGCCAAATTGGCCAACTGCACGACCACCAAACAAACTATTAGCACGACAGATAAATACACATTTTACAAGTGGGCGGGTTGTGAGGGTGGCTCAGAAATTCACTATTACCTAACCAAAGATGGAGGCCATTCCTGGCCGGGTGGCCTTAAAGGTGCTCGATTTGTTGGCGATGCTCCCTCCGAAGCATTCGTCAACAATGACCTCATCTGGAGCTTTTTCAAAAACTATTCCTTGCCGTAA
- a CDS encoding helix-turn-helix transcriptional regulator has translation MPANRNALVRYKTLDACLRNRQRKWTLDDLIEVVSEALYEYEGIEKGISRRTVQADLQLMRSDKLGYFAPIVVIDKKYYTYEDPTYSITNIPLSDGDLSRMNEAVEVLKQFKGFSHFTALNEVVQKLEDHVYSTAQKSIPVIDFEKNEHLKGLHFLDELYQAVIQKRTLRIEYQSFSARLPQTFCFHVWWLKEFKNRWFAVGVRDGKGYIMNLALDRMLSIRIDSDVDYVPNQGIDPTAHYHDVIGVSVSENLRPIRVKLFVSRLHAPYVETKPLHHSQEVVERTEAGIVIQLRVQHNFELEKEILGFGEGMHVLEPERLRRVIQKRLQAGADAYVILKTPSGFENHTLPH, from the coding sequence ATGCCCGCTAACCGAAACGCGCTTGTGCGCTACAAAACACTGGATGCCTGCCTGCGTAATCGGCAGCGTAAATGGACGCTCGATGACCTGATCGAAGTGGTTTCGGAAGCACTCTATGAGTACGAGGGGATCGAAAAAGGCATCAGTCGACGGACCGTTCAGGCCGATCTCCAACTGATGCGAAGCGATAAATTGGGGTACTTTGCCCCCATCGTGGTCATCGATAAAAAGTATTACACCTATGAAGACCCCACGTACAGTATCACCAATATTCCGCTCTCGGACGGTGATCTGTCGCGGATGAACGAGGCCGTTGAGGTACTGAAACAATTTAAGGGATTCTCGCACTTTACGGCGCTGAACGAAGTAGTTCAGAAGCTGGAAGATCATGTGTATTCAACAGCACAGAAGTCGATCCCGGTTATTGATTTCGAGAAAAACGAACATTTGAAAGGGCTTCATTTTCTGGATGAGTTGTATCAGGCAGTTATCCAGAAACGGACTTTACGAATTGAATACCAATCATTTTCAGCTCGACTACCACAAACGTTTTGCTTTCATGTTTGGTGGCTCAAAGAGTTCAAAAACCGGTGGTTTGCAGTAGGTGTACGCGATGGCAAGGGGTATATCATGAACCTGGCGCTAGACCGAATGCTGTCTATCCGTATAGACTCCGATGTTGATTACGTGCCTAATCAGGGCATTGACCCTACGGCGCATTACCACGACGTTATCGGGGTGTCTGTGAGTGAGAATCTGCGCCCCATTCGGGTAAAATTATTCGTCAGTCGTTTGCACGCACCTTATGTAGAAACCAAGCCGCTCCATCATTCGCAGGAAGTTGTGGAGCGAACAGAGGCAGGAATTGTTATTCAGCTTCGGGTGCAACACAATTTTGAGTTGGAGAAGGAAATCCTAGGATTTGGTGAGGGCATGCACGTACTCGAACCAGAACGGCTTCGGCGGGTGATTCAGAAGCGGTTGCAGGCTGGCGCGGATGCGTATGTGATTCTGAAAACTCCTTCAGGATTTGAAAACCACACGTTACCACACTGA
- a CDS encoding alpha/beta hydrolase, translating into MTAFRILLISSLLVFTNLAQAAKIDTVSTYSPSMKKTIKAVVMTPDSYTIGSEFPVVYLLHGYSGNYSDWAKKAPNLGQAVDAHQLIIVCPDGNFGSWYFDSPADPSFKYETYVANELVAWVDSHYKTIKNRQARAITGLSMGGHGALYLAFRHQDVFGAAGSMSGGVDIRPFPNNWDMAKRLGTYAQFPERWEQNTVINLLHLLTPGSLSLIIDCGTDDFFFRVNNNLHDKLLERNIAHDYTTRPGAHNWNYWTNAVTYQLLFMRQFFDKQKRE; encoded by the coding sequence ATGACAGCCTTTCGAATACTTCTCATTAGTAGTCTTTTAGTTTTTACCAACCTTGCTCAAGCAGCCAAAATAGACACCGTGAGTACCTACAGTCCGTCGATGAAAAAGACGATCAAAGCGGTGGTCATGACGCCTGATTCATACACGATTGGTAGCGAATTCCCGGTCGTGTACTTGCTACACGGCTATAGCGGTAATTACAGTGACTGGGCGAAAAAAGCACCGAATTTAGGGCAAGCCGTCGATGCACATCAACTCATAATCGTTTGTCCCGATGGTAATTTCGGTAGCTGGTATTTCGACAGTCCGGCCGATCCTTCGTTTAAGTACGAAACGTACGTGGCCAACGAGCTGGTAGCCTGGGTAGACAGTCATTACAAAACCATCAAAAATCGACAGGCGCGTGCCATTACGGGCTTGAGCATGGGCGGACATGGCGCCCTATATCTAGCCTTCCGGCATCAGGACGTGTTCGGTGCTGCGGGCAGCATGAGTGGTGGTGTGGATATTCGACCCTTCCCGAACAATTGGGACATGGCCAAACGCCTGGGTACGTACGCCCAATTCCCCGAACGATGGGAGCAAAACACCGTTATCAATCTGCTTCATTTACTGACGCCCGGTTCCTTGTCGCTGATCATTGATTGCGGCACCGACGATTTCTTTTTCCGGGTCAACAACAACCTGCACGACAAGCTCCTGGAGCGAAACATTGCCCACGACTACACCACTCGCCCCGGTGCCCACAACTGGAATTACTGGACGAATGCCGTAACCTATCAATTGCTGTTCATGCGCCAGTTCTTCGATAAACAAAAGCGGGAGTAG
- a CDS encoding GDSL-type esterase/lipase family protein, producing MPSLSSRCYTSLLFILFSISTYAQNTIRIACVGNSITYGATLANRERDAYPSQLQNLLGKGYEVLNFGVSGRTLLRDTPAAYTTTSQYQDALKSNPNIVFIKLGTNDSRLPYRLKIDQFVGDYKSLIQSFKTLPTNPRIILLLPVTSFLTDTTRQVDAAIRKLIIPRIQQVAFDEKLELIDLHALTATDSLLFPDKLHPSAPVMTTIARRLYEAVTLKTQPNFDIFSKIKEPVSVSSFYGYDCADFTFQGRACKVVKPRVVATGKPWIWRARFWGHEPQTDIALLDRGFHLVYCDVAELFGNAEAVELWNKFYKYMNKAGLADKVCLEGLSRGGIYAYNWAVENPKKVACVYVDAPVLDLKSWPGGKGKSKGSPSDWAIFKKDYGFTTEVEAMNFKGNPLDRVPQIVKGNFPMLHVVGDADDAVPVSENTEPFEKQVLALGGKITVIHKPGVNHHPHSLPNPTPIVDFILKSIGN from the coding sequence ATGCCTTCGTTATCTTCCCGTTGTTACACTAGCCTACTTTTCATCCTATTCTCCATCTCGACTTACGCCCAGAACACAATTCGAATTGCCTGCGTAGGGAATAGCATTACCTATGGGGCAACTCTGGCGAATCGGGAGCGGGATGCATACCCGAGCCAATTGCAAAATTTACTGGGTAAAGGCTACGAAGTATTGAATTTTGGGGTGAGTGGCCGGACGTTGCTTCGGGATACACCGGCTGCCTATACAACAACCAGTCAGTACCAGGACGCCTTAAAAAGTAATCCCAATATTGTGTTTATCAAGCTGGGGACCAATGATAGCCGGTTGCCGTATCGACTGAAAATTGATCAGTTTGTAGGCGACTACAAATCACTCATTCAGTCGTTTAAAACACTACCGACCAATCCCCGGATTATTCTGTTGCTTCCCGTAACGTCATTTCTGACCGATACTACCCGGCAGGTCGATGCGGCCATTCGGAAATTGATTATTCCCCGTATCCAGCAAGTGGCTTTCGACGAGAAACTGGAACTCATCGACCTGCATGCCCTGACCGCTACCGATAGTCTTTTATTTCCTGACAAGCTACATCCGTCGGCACCCGTGATGACTACGATTGCCCGACGTTTGTACGAAGCCGTTACTTTAAAGACCCAACCGAATTTTGATATTTTTTCGAAAATCAAGGAGCCTGTTAGCGTATCTTCTTTTTACGGCTACGACTGCGCTGATTTTACCTTTCAGGGGCGTGCCTGCAAAGTGGTTAAACCACGCGTTGTAGCCACCGGAAAGCCCTGGATTTGGCGGGCTCGCTTCTGGGGACATGAGCCACAAACTGACATTGCGCTGCTAGATCGTGGTTTTCATCTGGTCTACTGCGATGTAGCCGAACTCTTTGGCAATGCTGAAGCAGTTGAGCTCTGGAATAAGTTTTATAAGTACATGAACAAAGCCGGACTTGCCGATAAGGTTTGTCTGGAAGGCTTAAGTCGGGGTGGAATTTATGCCTATAACTGGGCCGTTGAAAACCCCAAAAAAGTAGCTTGTGTATATGTCGATGCACCCGTTCTTGACCTGAAAAGCTGGCCGGGTGGCAAAGGAAAAAGCAAGGGTAGCCCAAGCGACTGGGCTATTTTTAAGAAGGATTACGGCTTTACGACGGAAGTGGAAGCCATGAATTTCAAAGGAAATCCGCTGGATCGAGTACCCCAGATTGTGAAAGGTAATTTCCCGATGTTACACGTCGTGGGCGATGCTGACGATGCCGTGCCCGTAAGCGAAAACACCGAACCCTTCGAAAAACAAGTATTAGCGCTAGGTGGCAAGATCACGGTTATTCACAAACCCGGCGTCAATCATCACCCACACAGTCTGCCAAATCCGACACCCATTGTCGATTTCATCCTCAAATCTATTGGTAATTGA
- a CDS encoding LLM class flavin-dependent oxidoreductase: MELGISSFGDVRPDGVAGKAVNAHQRMQDLLEEIKLADEVGLDVFALGEHHRPDFVISAPEVILAAAATITKKIRLSSAVTVLSSADPVRTFQNFATLDLISNGRAEIMAGRGSFIESFPLFGYDLRDYDELFTEKLDLLVNINQHEIVDWVGKHRASIQHLGVYPRPYQESLPIWLAVGGTPASAVRAGTMNLPMTLAILGGPPDRFVPFANLYRQAAQRAGHDANQLQLAINSHFYMADDSQQASDEFFPTYEVLMNRVGKERGWSPITRAQFEHSREYGPLMVGSPQQIIDKILHFHELFGNTRYLAQMISGHDLPHSKMLHAIELFGTKVAPEVRKALKAKVAVE; encoded by the coding sequence ATGGAATTAGGAATCAGTAGTTTTGGCGATGTCAGACCTGATGGCGTGGCCGGGAAAGCGGTCAATGCGCATCAACGGATGCAGGACCTGCTCGAAGAAATAAAATTGGCCGATGAAGTTGGACTAGACGTATTTGCGTTGGGCGAGCACCATCGCCCCGACTTTGTTATATCTGCCCCCGAAGTGATTCTGGCCGCAGCGGCCACGATCACCAAAAAAATACGACTTTCCAGCGCGGTTACCGTGCTGAGTTCAGCCGACCCGGTTCGGACGTTTCAGAACTTTGCCACATTGGATCTTATCTCAAATGGTCGGGCGGAGATCATGGCTGGTCGTGGGTCATTTATTGAGTCGTTTCCTTTATTTGGGTATGATCTGCGGGATTACGATGAGTTGTTCACTGAAAAGCTGGATCTGTTAGTTAATATCAACCAGCATGAAATTGTGGATTGGGTGGGTAAACATCGGGCTTCTATTCAGCATCTGGGCGTTTATCCGCGTCCTTATCAGGAATCCCTTCCCATCTGGCTGGCAGTAGGCGGAACGCCCGCTTCGGCTGTTCGGGCCGGGACTATGAATTTGCCCATGACGCTGGCGATTTTGGGCGGACCTCCCGATCGATTTGTTCCGTTTGCCAATTTATACCGGCAAGCCGCACAACGGGCAGGGCACGATGCGAACCAATTACAGTTGGCGATCAACTCTCATTTTTACATGGCGGATGATTCGCAACAGGCTTCGGATGAGTTTTTTCCAACCTACGAAGTGCTAATGAATCGCGTTGGAAAAGAGCGGGGATGGTCGCCAATTACGCGCGCTCAATTTGAGCACAGTCGTGAATATGGCCCGTTGATGGTGGGGAGTCCGCAACAAATCATCGACAAGATTCTGCATTTCCACGAGTTGTTTGGGAATACCCGTTATCTGGCCCAGATGATCAGCGGGCATGATCTGCCGCATTCAAAAATGCTGCACGCCATCGAATTATTTGGGACTAAAGTGGCACCAGAAGTACGGAAAGCACTGAAGGCAAAGGTGGCAGTTGAGTAA
- a CDS encoding ATP-binding protein, which yields MFQRKIYSELEQHLFRKQVTVITGMRRVGKSTALRYLLGHVPHTNVLYLDFERIENRILFNQTSYNDIERGLQALGLSLSEPSVVALDEIQLVPNSPSVIKSLYDTYGIKFIVTGSSSYYLKNHFSESLAGRKQIFEMHPLDFEEFLLFKGQDVKPFQIGKMQPFLFTFYDRWRGFYEEFLQYGGFPEVVLSEQPKAKTDYLRDVLNAYIELDIKLLADFSLSDTLYKLIQLLAVRVGSRLDYSKLSSLIGENRHKMKDYLHLLEYTYFIHIVRPYTGGLDKELSKQPKFYFSDTGLLQLMGQVSSGQLFENAIANQLARLGLINYYERTTGTEIDFVLNRQQAFEVKETCTPHDLQVLTDRAKLLQLTDCQLIGRNLPANGFSDFIWGGSVW from the coding sequence ATGTTTCAGCGGAAAATTTATTCAGAATTAGAGCAACATCTATTCAGGAAGCAAGTGACCGTTATTACGGGCATGCGCCGTGTGGGTAAATCTACGGCTCTACGTTATCTGCTAGGTCATGTTCCGCATACCAACGTACTGTACCTGGATTTTGAACGTATTGAAAATCGTATCCTCTTCAATCAGACTTCCTATAATGACATTGAGCGGGGGTTACAGGCATTAGGGCTATCACTGTCAGAACCTTCTGTCGTGGCTTTAGATGAAATTCAATTAGTACCTAATAGTCCGAGTGTAATCAAAAGCTTATACGATACCTACGGTATAAAATTTATTGTTACAGGTTCTAGCTCGTATTATTTAAAGAACCATTTTTCGGAAAGCCTAGCGGGACGTAAACAAATATTTGAAATGCATCCTCTTGATTTTGAAGAGTTTTTACTTTTCAAAGGACAAGACGTGAAGCCATTTCAGATTGGTAAGATGCAGCCTTTTTTATTTACATTTTATGATCGGTGGCGTGGTTTTTACGAAGAGTTTCTTCAATATGGAGGCTTTCCTGAGGTAGTATTGTCAGAACAGCCAAAGGCTAAAACCGATTATCTACGCGATGTTTTAAATGCTTATATCGAATTAGATATAAAACTTTTAGCTGACTTCAGCCTGAGTGATACGCTCTATAAACTCATTCAACTACTAGCAGTTCGGGTGGGTAGTCGATTGGATTACAGTAAATTATCCAGTTTGATTGGCGAGAATAGACACAAGATGAAAGACTATCTACACTTGTTAGAATACACGTATTTTATTCACATTGTACGACCTTACACAGGTGGATTGGATAAAGAATTGTCAAAACAACCCAAATTTTACTTCTCAGATACAGGTTTGTTGCAGCTTATGGGACAAGTAAGTAGTGGACAATTGTTTGAGAATGCTATTGCGAATCAATTGGCTCGCCTGGGCCTGATTAATTACTATGAACGTACCACAGGCACAGAAATTGATTTTGTTCTGAATCGTCAGCAAGCTTTTGAGGTAAAAGAGACTTGTACACCCCATGATTTACAAGTTCTGACCGATCGAGCTAAACTTCTTCAATTGACAGATTGTCAGTTGATTGGTCGTAATTTGCCCGCAAATGGTTTTTCTGATTTTATATGGGGTGGATCAGTGTGGTAA
- a CDS encoding alpha/beta hydrolase family protein yields the protein MQFNTLLCFSFFLATLPLLAQKRPLPDPLVFTNGKRVTTAKQWQSQRRPELLEFFANEMYGHSPDKPSAMRFEVFDTDANALGGKATRKQVAVYFDGKSNGPRMDVLLYIPNQVKGPVPAIVGLNFWGNQSINADPGIRISTSWMESGRGNPYVDVSCVVNHRSTEACRGINAQQWPVDSILNRGYALVTAYREDIASDEKSTMFTTGVHPLYPNLQNRGDNFGTVAAWAWGLSRIMDYVQTDNRIDAKRVAVFGWSRLGKAALWAGAIDERFAMVISHESGAGGAKLFHRGVGENIRRLCTVFPHWYAGNFRNYMDQDTLLPFDQHLVISLVAPRPIYVASAEEDKNSDPEGEFEGAKAASVVYQFLGTTGLPASQMPPLNQSVQGQIGYHIRPGGHDVTNYDWQHYLRFMDKHFKKK from the coding sequence ATGCAATTCAACACCCTGCTCTGTTTCTCCTTTTTTCTGGCAACACTGCCTTTGCTTGCCCAGAAACGCCCCTTGCCTGATCCATTGGTATTTACGAACGGCAAGCGAGTAACAACCGCGAAACAATGGCAGTCGCAACGGCGGCCGGAATTACTGGAGTTCTTCGCTAACGAGATGTATGGCCATTCGCCCGATAAACCGTCGGCGATGCGATTCGAGGTGTTTGACACCGATGCGAATGCGTTAGGCGGTAAAGCAACACGGAAGCAGGTAGCGGTGTATTTCGATGGAAAGTCAAATGGGCCGCGAATGGACGTCTTGCTCTATATTCCGAATCAGGTAAAAGGCCCGGTTCCGGCCATTGTCGGGTTGAATTTCTGGGGAAATCAGAGCATCAATGCTGATCCTGGCATTCGTATTTCAACCAGTTGGATGGAGTCGGGGCGGGGTAATCCGTACGTTGATGTTTCCTGCGTGGTCAACCATCGGTCGACCGAAGCTTGCCGAGGTATCAACGCTCAACAATGGCCTGTCGACAGCATTCTCAATCGGGGTTATGCGCTGGTGACGGCCTATCGGGAAGATATCGCGTCCGACGAAAAATCGACTATGTTCACAACGGGCGTTCATCCCTTATACCCCAACTTACAGAATCGGGGTGATAACTTCGGAACGGTTGCCGCCTGGGCGTGGGGATTAAGTCGGATCATGGATTATGTTCAAACCGACAATCGAATTGACGCCAAACGGGTCGCCGTATTTGGCTGGTCGCGGTTAGGCAAGGCGGCTCTTTGGGCTGGTGCTATCGACGAACGATTTGCCATGGTGATTAGTCATGAATCGGGAGCGGGTGGTGCTAAACTATTTCATCGGGGTGTAGGCGAAAACATCCGGCGACTCTGCACGGTCTTCCCGCATTGGTATGCTGGCAATTTCCGCAACTACATGGATCAGGATACGCTGCTGCCTTTCGATCAGCACCTGGTCATTTCGCTCGTGGCCCCTCGGCCTATCTATGTTGCAAGTGCCGAGGAGGACAAAAATTCAGATCCGGAAGGTGAGTTTGAAGGGGCGAAAGCGGCCAGTGTCGTCTATCAGTTTTTAGGCACAACAGGTCTTCCAGCGTCCCAAATGCCGCCATTGAATCAGTCGGTGCAAGGACAAATCGGTTACCATATTCGCCCCGGCGGCCATGACGTTACGAATTATGACTGGCAACACTATTTGCGCTTTATGGATAAGCATTTCAAAAAGAAGTAG
- a CDS encoding RtcB family protein has translation METSISLDDILSVGPIPEPLHPTFLRVTNGLVERAQYPKEKVMSLLAQMLQNPKKFAYSKNKVTNLAQAIYALNKQGIAVPLSETGAQYLPAEPAPYVLSNSEKQAENSFDLRTDVLPYAVFGREQIEEGALKQMETAASLPISVAGALMPDAHQGYGLPIGGVLATEPNTIIPFAVGVDIACRMCLSVFDLPPGFLKREPHLLKKSLVEQTKFGIGGETREKIDESVMDLPEWQATKVIRDLKDKAYRQLGSSGTGNHFVEWGVVEVYAQDDLLNLPPGEYLALLSHSGSRGFGGNVANYYSKLAMQKTKLPKQAAHLAWLDLNTEEGQEYWIAMNLAGEYASANHHEIHRKLAKALREKPLVMVENHHNFAWKEKLADGREVIVHRKGATPAGADVLGIIPGSMTQPGFVVRGRGNADSLNSASHGAGRVMSRTQAFNTLTRSQWNKALVEADIQLIGGDLDEAPMVYKNIDTVINAQSDLVSVLAKFTPKIVRMADANRKEGRED, from the coding sequence ATGGAAACGTCAATTTCACTAGACGATATTTTATCAGTAGGGCCAATTCCTGAACCTTTGCACCCAACGTTTCTGCGGGTGACCAATGGGCTGGTCGAACGCGCTCAATACCCGAAAGAGAAAGTAATGAGCTTGCTGGCACAGATGCTCCAGAACCCAAAAAAGTTTGCCTATTCCAAAAACAAAGTCACGAATCTGGCTCAGGCAATTTATGCGTTGAACAAGCAAGGCATTGCGGTTCCGTTGAGCGAGACTGGCGCGCAATACCTACCTGCCGAACCGGCACCTTATGTGTTGTCGAACTCCGAAAAGCAGGCTGAAAACAGCTTCGATCTACGTACAGATGTATTGCCTTATGCTGTGTTTGGTCGGGAGCAGATTGAGGAAGGTGCGTTGAAACAAATGGAAACAGCTGCCAGTCTTCCCATTTCGGTAGCGGGGGCGCTGATGCCCGATGCGCATCAGGGCTACGGTTTGCCGATTGGGGGTGTACTGGCAACCGAACCCAATACGATTATTCCGTTTGCCGTTGGGGTCGATATTGCGTGCCGAATGTGCCTATCGGTTTTCGACTTGCCGCCCGGTTTTTTGAAACGTGAGCCGCATTTGTTGAAGAAATCGCTGGTGGAGCAGACGAAATTCGGGATTGGGGGCGAAACCCGCGAGAAGATCGATGAGAGCGTGATGGATTTGCCTGAATGGCAAGCCACCAAAGTAATCCGCGACCTGAAAGATAAAGCGTATCGGCAATTGGGAAGCTCTGGTACCGGTAACCACTTTGTGGAGTGGGGTGTGGTAGAGGTCTATGCGCAGGATGATTTGTTGAACCTGCCGCCGGGCGAATACCTGGCCCTATTGTCGCATTCGGGTTCTCGGGGCTTCGGCGGAAACGTGGCAAATTACTACTCCAAACTGGCCATGCAGAAAACCAAACTGCCTAAGCAGGCGGCCCATTTAGCATGGCTGGATTTGAATACCGAAGAAGGGCAGGAGTACTGGATTGCGATGAATCTGGCGGGTGAGTATGCCTCGGCTAACCACCACGAAATCCATCGAAAACTGGCCAAGGCGCTTCGGGAAAAACCATTGGTCATGGTCGAAAATCACCACAACTTTGCCTGGAAAGAAAAACTGGCCGATGGTCGTGAGGTAATTGTGCACCGAAAAGGAGCCACTCCGGCAGGGGCCGATGTCTTGGGTATTATTCCGGGATCGATGACGCAACCGGGCTTTGTGGTGCGCGGACGTGGGAATGCCGATTCACTAAACTCAGCCTCGCACGGAGCCGGACGAGTGATGTCGCGAACCCAGGCGTTCAACACCTTGACGCGCTCGCAATGGAACAAAGCGTTGGTCGAAGCGGATATACAGCTGATTGGGGGTGATCTGGATGAGGCTCCGATGGTATATAAAAACATCGACACCGTCATCAACGCCCAAAGCGATCTGGTATCCGTTCTGGCGAAATTCACACCCAAAATTGTCCGGATGGCCGATGCCAATCGAAAAGAAGGGCGAGAGGATTAG